The genomic interval ttttttggcttgtgactcccagaatcttccattGCCCCGGCTTTTCAGATCTGGCTCCAAGATCTTTTGTTAGTTCTGTCCAGACCTATGTGGTGAATGTGTGTAGTTACTAAAGAGACCTTAGTTGATTTCATTTGGGTTTTATTTTGCCATCCTATAGCCCACGCTTTCTCTACTCGAGTGTTATCTAGGTGTCATAAAATGTTAACTGCCTTCTGCTCTACAGGTGCAGTCATCTGTAAAGATTACAAAAGTTTATGACAATATACACACCCTCTTGCTCAACTGTTTTGCTGCCAAAAAAAGTGTGCCCCTTCAAAGTCTAACTGGGTATGAGATCAATGGGCATACAATTGTGGCACCTGCATTATGGAATGACATCTCTTTGTAGACGCTATTGCTATTACCACAGGTGTCATTTCAACTCTCATCACCCAGATGAAAGGAAAGCGAGGAGATCCTTCCCAGTCACAGTCAACTCATCCATTTCCCAGCAAAGGAGACCcctttgttttccctttctcctccttcaaaCCAACCTTTTCTCCACCTTTTCAGTTCCTCCGCACTCCCGTCAAGAGTGCAAATATTTCCAAGTGTTTTTGCAGGGTCAGTTTTGTCACCGAAGAGGTTGGATGTCCTTTGCATTGTCCGACTGATCTTCCATTCCCTCTCTTTCGGCCGACCCAGAGACGTGAAGGATTTTCTTTACCTTTGTCCGACACAACGGGCAACAGCCGCTGGTTTTCAAGATCTTCAAGGAGCAGCAGGCGCAGAAGTTGGCATGGGAGCAAGGCAGCATCATGGTGTTGGCCTTGTGCCCAAAGCACACGGCGCATTCATCACCGGTTGGGCCTTCAAGGAGGCTGTGGGAGTCATGCCGGTTTGACTCTGGAAAAGAAAGAGCGTTTTGTGTAGAAGGTGCAGGAGCGAGACACATCCAACACAGTCGGCCCTCCGTAtccgcttgaaaatattccaaaaatttaaaaattctaataagcaaaccttgatttgcccattttatatgagagacaTCATTCTACTATGCCGTTGCATGTAATGTGAAGAGCGTGCAAGGATTTGGGTATCCATAAGggttcctggaagcaaaccccagcaaataccaaggacccattgtattttacatatgaaaactaggacacatctGGACAAGCagcatcacagtgtggtcaagatgataaaggttattaatgaggaagaacagacaagctaggagaggatgcagcagattgcttttgcctgagctgactgaGAAGGGAAAGATTCATCCTCCAAGCAATTGAAAGAAGCTTAGgataaagagagaaagtgggagaaggacagagaaactgggatgttttaaaatcaGTTGGAAACAAAAAGGGACAATAGAGAATTAATTGGACTCTCCCTGCCgaatctggacagttggagggtatggagtacagagagaaagcaaaagagtTCATGCCAGCTTTTTTGCAGGATGGCCTCCTAGGTTAAGAGGAAATTATCGGAGGCAGATAAAAGAAAAGATCTTTGCAGGGACTTACCAATCTGGTCATCGTGGGCCAACAGCAGTGGGCTGTGGACGTTATTATTTGTGGGTAGGTTTGAGGGATCTAAAGTGGAGAGAAAAGAGAGTTCAGGATGCCACACATCAACATTTGTGCTTCTCTATCCACTCCGGTAATGCAAACTCCTATCCCGATGATACTATTTTGCACACTAGCATAGCCTTGTCTGTGGCTGGTTGTATGCAAGTCCCATGTCAATGGGTCTGTTCTATGTtttaggctgcctctgcactgcagaattaatgcagtttggcactgcttcgaTTGCCAGGGcaccatgttatggaattctgccTCATTAGCCACTACTGCTTCCTCTGGGAAGGCATTgcttagtagtattagtattagtattattaattagtattattttagagatattttaatcatgcagtgttgttgttttaaactgtacgccacttggcaggtttttattctccccccccccccccccgttttatTTGAACTTTGCTATataaagcgctgtgcaaacttgacagcgctctataaataaatgttaataatgataataatgggaATGTCATCCAGTGCCTCTAACAGATTAAACTGTTAGTACACTAACTGATTAACCCATTGGATGCCTGAGTTGCTTACTTACCCAGCAGCTGGACCTCTTTGGTCCTGCCATAAATGTCCATCACGGCCCAAAGCGGAGACGTCACCAAGACACCGTCTAAGAGCAAGATGTCCTCTGGCTCCCCATTGATGCTGCAGAAAACGCAGCCTTGGTTGTCCACCCAATAACTGACGATGGTGCCTTCCTCGCAGTATTCGTCTGGCAAGACGCAGGCTCGAGTCTTTCCTTGGTTGACCAGGTTTGGGCAAGCGAACGGAGGCAGCTCCCTGGGCTCCCAGAGGGAAGGGTCTTCCCAAGTAAAGCCCACCCTCAAGCCGCCGTGCCATTTTCCatcttccttggagatcttcagGGTCACCTTCTCATAAGGCTCCACGGGTCGGTTGGAAAAGACAAGGCCGTTGCAGAAAGTGGCTACTCGGCTGGCGATAGAGTGCGACTCGTCCATCACAATCTGGGACCCTTTGACATAAGGATGGAAGAAGAGCGGAGCAGAGGTCCGGCGGCCCGAAACATCAGAGTCTGTGAGGGACAGGACTACCATGAccaatggaaatggaaaaagaggaggTTTGGTTCCACATATATTCCCCTCCCACATACCCTCAAGTGAGTTCTTCATTGAGATCAGTACTGTTATATCTAGTGCTGGTgtagtgcatctacactacagaattaatgcagtctgacaccgctttaaatgccatggctcagtgctgtggaatattgagatttgtagttttgcaagagcCTTACTgtgtgagaaaagaaagctgaaacggAGCAGGTTCTCATTCCCAagggtcataaaagcatgccttttaccAAATGGGTTTTGCCAGCtcaacaaaaggcacacttttatgaccgtCTCTGTTAGGTctgagaacagaagtgctatgagaggcaaggagaaagccacttctctccGCTGTGTCTCGGATTTCTTTTGTCACGCAATGAGGCTTGGtactacaacaaacaacaaatcccaggattcctcgcTATGGAGCCATGATGGCTAGTGGTGCCATACTGCATTAACTTTGCAGTGTGGCGGCAGCTTTCGTTCCAACTCTGCTAAGCGACCCAGAGTATCAAACATATTCTGAGGAAAGAGTTCAGTACCTTGCATAGCTCCTTATAccaataagcggtatagaaatgtacatgctattgctattgtaagTTCCAAGAAAAGCCCAGTGCAGATTCACAATTGGTACTGAGAGCTACTAGTTGCCACTGCGAAGAACCCCAAAATAAGGACTAGAACCTTGTTTTATACAGAAAGAAAGCTATAGTTCTCGGCTTGGTCAAGATGAGACTATGGCCCTCTGGTTCCTGCAAAACTCAAGTTTAACACTAGACATAGCTATCTGAAGCATTTTTGCCTTCCGAGTCTATAAGCAGGTATTGGTCAGGTTTGCTTTGTCTGCTTTACGCTTTAGATAACATCTCTTGAATTCCAAGAAGACAAAACCGAAACCAATCAGTTAGCAGCCCTAAACAGTTGCACAATAGAGGAAAGCTAAATGGCTAAgatttcccttcctttctgttttttgagccatggatgtttgcaTTTTCTGCTGCAAGAGTTGGAAAAAGGAAACTCCATGttcttcccacttttccagctgttttaaaaatgccccaatttctctcccctcttcccactttcctcctttggcctcagcatacttcaattgctgcaaactgggttcaaaagCAACTTGCCCTCCATTTACTCAGCAGAGGAATAGGAGGAGATTTCTTTTTCCAATGGAATAAAATCAGGGCATTTGTGACGCCctgaaatagtattttctgctcCCCCAACTCAGTTACAGGTTGAGTGCAGGATGTATCCAAAATACctcagaccagaagtgtttttggattttggattctggaatacatGTATTTAGGTATATgtccataatgagatatcttggaaatcgGATCCATGTTTAAACACAAAACGCACTGAAGTTTCAGATCCACCTTATACCCTTATGTagcattttaaatattgttatgCACGAAACTGGTTATGTacatgaaccatcagaaagcaaaggtgtcactatctcagccatacATTTACAAAGCGTTGGCTTTTGGAGTGTTTCATAATTCCAGACTCAACCTGAATTGTGTATATTGATCCAaaacgcttctggtcccaagtattttggcataagagagactcaacctgcaacTGCATTGGGGGAACAGCAACTACTCTTTTAGAGCTTTATAAATAGCGAAGAGTATgtgcaaaatacaaacaaatccCCCCTTTAGAGAATTCTATCTGAATGTGGGCTATCAATTCCAATTTGTCTTAGTTCCAAGATGTCTTGTCGGCATGCATGCGAAGAACATGTCTTGAGGTTTTTCAACTCTTTCAAATGATTAAATATTAACTCTGTTTATATATACTCTCATGGAAGTGTTTGTCCTTAGGGATCGGCTGTGTGTCCAAGGCGCCAAAAGGAcacatggctgagatgggaaagCATCTCCCtttcacttttgttttctttttaccaAAGCTTGTCCCTAGAAAGAGACAACCAGAGTTTTGGAAACATGGCTTTGGAATATGAGTTTAATTCTATATGTCTTTTAACTGAGCTACAGTATTAACTTTTATAGGGTTTTGTTATGTACGCtagattgcatttttaaaaatctttgtaaaCCACCTCGAATATTGGAAGGAAACGTAGGATAACAATATAGGCTGGAGTGCAGTATGGGTCTTAGTGGGTTTGCATGCGCAGGAAAAATAATAGAGGGGTGGTTTTTGCAATGTCTGTATTCTCTCAGGGCTCCCACGGCATTAAACTGCATGAGTATCCATTGGACAATGGTGGCCAGTGGATTGACTGACGCACAACAGTCCCAACGTGCAATGGAATCGGTGTGCATTGGAGCATTCCTGGTATGCATACAGCCACCAATGAAGAAGAGCTGAATTGCAACAGGGATGCCCAGGGTGCATCAGAAGTGTCCAAGTGCATCCAAAATATCCAGTGTGCATCAAAATCCGGTGTGCAGCAGAAGTGCCCAATGAGTATGACAAATGCCCAGTGTGCATCGCAATGTTGCCCATCATCCCTACACGACACCATTGTAGTGGCACATTCCCCTTTAACCACCCCGGCTGTATCCTATGGGATGCTGGAATTGGCGGCTTGTGGGTGGCATTTAGAAGGAATCTTCAGCCACAGGATTCCAGTGACTCattgaattacaaatcccaggattccacaggtggttaccatggcggttaaagtggaatatagtacaATAATTGTTCACTGTGAATGGGCCCTTGCAGCCAGAAATCCCACATGTTGCTGTGCGCAGGCAAAGAGTGCTGCAGGAAAtgcactctgtgcatgctcagtgcATCCCCTGTGCTGCAGGAAATGCATTCTGTGCATGCCCAGAGGCACACTTATTCTTGGTATTTCACTTCAAGGgagccagtcccccccccccccccccggtccaaACCCAATCCTTATCTATAGCCTTTTTGGCAAATATTTTGAGGGTGCAGCAACTCCCTGTTTACAAAACAGAAGCAACCATTTGGAGCACCATCTTCTCTGatggtggttcccaaactttggtacaGCAGATGTCTtgggcttcatctcccagaattcctgactcctGGCCTAGGTGCCTAGGtcttctgggagatgcagttcaaaacatctggagtaccaaagtttgagaaccactgtcctgtAAGTTCATCTTAGACTTGATCCTCACCTGATCTTAGCCTTCATAACAAGAGCTGGGAAAGATCACCTCCTTTGGGACTCCAGCTCTCACAATGCCCAGCCTTGACTGTGGATTGTGGGTGTTATAGTCCAAAAGATCCACTCTCCCCAGCTTCCACCCCAATACCTCTGGGCCCTTTGCTCCAGAACCGCTTTGCCTTGGCAATGCCCCCCATCCATGCCTCTTTGCTTACCATCTGCTGGACTAAGGCAAGCCCCCATTGTCTGTTCCCGGCTGATCCTTCTCAAATCTTGGCCCAATATAATTCTGATTCTTCTCAGCCTGGGTTGGGAAGGAGCGCATACCACTCTGTGGCAAGGACCTGTTGCTAAGCcacagaggaagggagggaggaaggaagctcTTTTTTATATGCCGCCGCTGCAAAGCTTCATGAGTTAAAAATTAATCATCGGCACTACAGCGCAGTGTGCTTTCAGACCATCACGAGATGCCGCTTCTCTTGTGTATTTGGGGGATTTCCATGATATAGTGGAACAggagccaaagccacactctgcgCCTGGAGCTGGGGCTGAGCCTTGGCTTCCG from Sceloporus undulatus isolate JIND9_A2432 ecotype Alabama chromosome 6, SceUnd_v1.1, whole genome shotgun sequence carries:
- the NEURL3 gene encoding E3 ubiquitin-protein ligase NEURL3; protein product: MGACLSPADDSDVSGRRTSAPLFFHPYVKGSQIVMDESHSIASRVATFCNGLVFSNRPVEPYEKVTLKISKEDGKWHGGLRVGFTWEDPSLWEPRELPPFACPNLVNQGKTRACVLPDEYCEEGTIVSYWVDNQGCVFCSINGEPEDILLLDGVLVTSPLWAVMDIYGRTKEVQLLDPSNLPTNNNVHSPLLLAHDDQIESNRHDSHSLLEGPTGDECAVCFGHKANTMMLPCSHANFCACCSLKILKTSGCCPLCRTKVKKILHVSGSAEREGMEDQSDNAKDIQPLR